A segment of the Leptospira barantonii genome:
GAAGGAATTCAGCACGGAAAGTAAGGAGTCGGGCATTCTGATTCCAGTTAAACCTAATTAGAATTTCGGCTCAATTTCGATTCTTGCAAGAACTAATTCCGATTCCGGGCCGCGGAAAGATTTACAGAGAGAGAAGGGATGGAATTTTTGAAATCGGATCGGACCCGTCCGAAGTTGCGGTCCCGCGTCGGACACGTTATCAACAAAAACGGAATAGAGAATCTACATTTATGAAATCCTTGTACTCGTTATTTCTAAACTACTATCACTGGAAAAAGAAAAAATACATGAGGGAGATTCTCGGGTTTCGGGATCTCGAGGTCGAAACCGGAGGCAATTCGGTTTATTTTTTGGAGAAGAATCCCGAAAGAAACAAGTCGATTCTTTTGATTCACGGTTTGCTCGATTCCGCGACCGGTTTACGAAAGATCGCTCCTAAAATCCGTCAGGATTATCGTGTGTTGATTCCGGATATTCCCGGTTTTGGAAAAAGCAAACTTCCACCTCTCAAGTATTTGTTTCAAGTGGACGTATTCGCGGATCTGATCTACGAAGCGATTCGAAAATTGGACCTCACCAATCTCGTGTTAGGCGGTCATTCGATGGGAGCCTTGATCGCGATGCATATCGCTCTTCGGGACCGTGAAAAAAGAATTTCCAAACTCGTTTTGATTGCTCCGGGCGGGATTCCACATCCAAAGCGGGACGAAATGAAGGAACTTTTGTTTCCTAAAAACGAGGACGATCTCGTGAAACTCATCCAAGCCTTGTATTATGAAACGCCCGAACTTCCGGGAAGAATCGCGAGAAAGGCGCTGATCCAATCCTGGAACGAACTTCCGAATCAGTTTTTAACCGTGAACACTTTGGAAAGGGAAGAAGAGATTTTTCTCGGAAAAAAATTGGGCGAGATCAAAATTCCGGCGTTGATCGTTTCCGGAAAAGAAGATCCGATCACGGACGCTACGATGACTAAGAAACTTCATTCTTATCTGAAAAAAAGCAAACTGGTTTTTATACCGGACGCCAAACACGCGATCCACATGGAAAAACCGGAAGAACTTTCTTTGGAGATCAATCGTTATCTCGATTGATGTTGTACTGGGATTTTGTCGTAGTTCCGACGATTTTTTCGGAATACGATGTCGGCCCCACCCGCATGCGGTGCTTTCGCGGAAACTTTCGATTAAAGCGCGCCGAAAATTTCCTTAACAGCTTTGATTACGTCCTGAACGTCCTCGTCTTTCATTCCCGGGAAAAGAGGAATCGAAAGGGATCTCGAGAACATCGCATTCGAGTTCGGATAGTTTTCCTTCTTAAATCCGAAACGAGAACTGTAAAAAGGATGTTCGTAAAGCGGAATAAAATGTAGGCTCGAACCTATATTCCGTTTTTTTAATTCAATTGCGAAGATATCGCGATCCATTTTTGCGGATGCACGATCCACTTCGACTCTGAAAAGATGCCAGGAATGTTCCCCGTCGGGAGCGGAAAGAGGAAGATGTAAAAACGGAAGATCCGCGAATTCTTTTTTATACAGTTCCGCGATTTCGACTCTTCGTTTCCAAAGATCGTCGGCTTCGGAAAGTTGAACGATCCCCAGAGCCGCCGCGACGTCCGTCATGTTGTATTTAAAACCCGGAGAAACGACTTCGTAATACCAACCCGGACGATCGTAAGTTTCGCGGTTGATTCCGTGAAGACGCATGAGTTTGATTCTATCCGCAAAGTGAGAATGGTTGGTCGTCACCATTCCACCTTCTCCGGTTGTGATTCCCTTGGTCGCGTAAAAACTGAATACGGTGAAATCACCGAAGGTTCCGATCTTTCTTCCCTTGTGAACCGCAGGAAACGCGTGGGCCGCGTCTTCGATTACGTAGAGATGATATTCTTTAGCGATTTCTAATATACCTTCCATGTCGCAGATTACACCCGCGAGATGCACCGGAAGAATCGCTCTTACTGTCTTTCCGGTTTTTTTGTGGAACAGGGTTCCGTTTTGATAAGTACATTCTCTTTCGATGGTGGCTCGAAGAGTTTCCGGAGTCATAAGATTGAAGATCGGATCTACGTCCGTAAGAATCGGTTCCGCGTCGAAGTAACAGATTACTTCGGCGGTCGCGGTGAAAGTCACCGCCGGACAGATGGCCGCGTCTTCCCGGCTCATTCCGATCGCTTCGAGTGCCAAGTGAAGACCCGCGGTCGCGGAGTTCAATGCGAGCGCGTAGTCGGCTCCGGTGTAACGCGCAAATTCTTCCTCGAACTCCTTCACTTTTGGCCCGGAGGTAATCCAGCCGGAACGAAGTACTGAGGATACTTCTTCGATGGCCCTTTCGGAAATGCAGGGAAGGGCGAATGGGAGAAAGGTTTTGCGTGCTGTAATCATAGTATCGGACATAACCCCCGGTGCTCTTCTAAACTTCGGCAGATTCGTATTTTTCCTGAGCAATTTTAGCGGGGAAAAGGGAGAATACAGAGTGTAGTTCGCAGGTTATCTCGCTTACTACGGTGCGTTCGATATAGAATTGAAATCTTTTCCGTGGAAATATATTTTGCCTTAGTGGCTTTAACTTTCGGAGAGATTTTAGATAGAATTCGGATCATCGACCGCGATGTAACCGAATTGAACCGCCTGAAATCCAGGCTCCCCGCAGACCGTCCTTATTCCTCGTCTTTACAGATTTCCTTCGACAAACAGATCAACGAACTCTTGAACGAAAGAGTGGGTTTGATGGAACTCGAGGTTCTCGATCCACCTTCTTGGATTTTAGGAGTTCCCACAACCGGTGTCGTTCAGGAAACCCCGGTCCCGATCAAAGGACTTTTCCCGTCGGGAGATCTTTCCAAGGAAAAACCCGACGACCAAGATGTTATCAACTTCTTGCGGGAACTCCCTAAAACCGAAATCCATCTTCACCTCGAGGCTTGCGTCAACAAGGACACGATGAAACAGTTGATGGCAAAGAATGGAATCACCGTTTCCGACGAAGAGTTCGAAGCCAAGTTCAACTTCAAAGATCTCAACGGATTCATTCAGGTATTTTTCTTCATTCAATCCCTCGTAAAAGAACCGGCCGACTTTTCGTTCTTCGTGGGAAGTCTCGCGGAATACATGCGTGCGAATAACATCGTTTATACGGAAGTGTTCTTCGCACCTTCCAAGTTCATCCAGAACGGACTCGACTTCGAAGAGATGGTCGACTTTCTCGTAAATCGAATCCGCGAGGAAAAGGAAAACGACGGAATCACCATACGCTTGTTAGTCGACGTTTCCCGTTCCTTCGGACCGGAGAATGCGATGAACAATCTCAACCGGGTTTTAAAACTCAGACATCCCGAAGTGATCGGGATCGGACTCGGTGGAGCGGAGTTGATGGGCCCAGCACGCGATTATCAGGAAGTTTTCCGGAAAGCGAGAGAAGCGGGTCTTCGTGTGGTCGCTCACTCCGGAGAAGACGACGGACCTTGGGCGATCTGGGAAGCCGTGGAACTTCTCAAAGCGGAAAGAATCGGTCACGGAACTTCCGCGATTCAAGATCCGGAACTCGTAAAATATCTCAGAGAAAATCATATCCCGATCGAGATCTGTGTGACGTCTAACGTGTTCACGGGAAAATACGTTCGTAAGGAACAAAATCATCCGGTTCGTTACTACTACGATCAGGGACTTGCTCTGAGCGTCAACACGGACGATCCGGAGATATTCAACGTAAACCTTACATACGAATATTATAAACTTTGGAGATTCCTCGACTTCTCCCTGGACGAGATCGTGGATCTGATTCGTCAGGGCGTTTTCGCTTCCTTTCATCCGAACAAAGAATCCCTTTGGGCTGAAATGGAAAAGAAAATCCAACTCGTAAAAGCAAGATACGGTTTGAAACGATAAATTTCTTTTCGAAATTCCGCTTCGTTTTAGAATTCAGTCCATGCAACCCAGAATTAACATCATCACCCTCGGAGTGAAAGACTTCGATAAAACGGTTCGTTTTTACGAGGAAGGACTCGGTTTTCCCAGAATGAAATTCGAGGGAGGCATCGCCTTCTTTACGTTAAACGGAACTTGGTTTGCTTTGTATCCTTGGGAGGCTTTGGCCGAAGACGTGGGTGTTCCCGCAAACGGAAACGGATTCAGAGGTTTTACCTTGGCTTACAACGGTCAATCCAAGGAAGAAGTGAATCAAGTGATCGCAAAGGCGAAAGCCGCAGGCGCTAAAATCGTGAAACAACCGCAGGATGTTTTCTGGGGAGGATACTCGGGTTACTTCGAAGATCCCGAAGGTTATTATTGGGAAGTTGCTTGGAATCCTGCCTTTTATCCCGGTCCGAAAGAAGTTTAAGAATCTTTAAAGTTCTTTCTACCTTTTGTGGATCTTATTTTTGACAAAACACTTGGACGGTTCTTCGCGTGTAAATTCCGCCGATCGTCCAGTGAATCACGTTGTCTAAAAAGTTTCTTTGAATCAAAATCTGCGGTTTTCCTTCTGTACAACGGACTTCCGGGGTTTCGAACGAGTCGATCAAACCCACCAAATATCCTCCTTGTTTGAATGTTTGATCCGGTTTGGATTCCGCGGGAAACTTGAGGGGACTTTGGTTTTCGTGGATCTGCAAGGTTGTGTTATGACAACCTACCACGATCGTCGTTGCGATCGCGATCTCAATCCAAGGGAGAATGGTGTTTAATGATTTCATAATATTCTTTTTAATTGTAACAGATCAGGTTGAGCGTTCTCGGTGAATAAATTCCCAGAGTCAGTTGTTCGTATAGGGAATCGAAAAAAGTGGAATATTGATGCGCTTCCTTGATCCCGTTCGGACAATACGTCGAGCCGTTGATCGCATAGTTTTTAGGACTCATTCCCCAAAAGTAAAACGACTGTGGAATTACGTGCATCTGGCTCGGTTCCGCGTTCAATCGTTCGCGATCGTCCAATGCGTTTTTACACTGTTTTTGTGTCGCAGGATTCAGACAGGACTTAGGCGGTTCCTGCGGAAAACGAACCCTTGCGTTCTGGCAAGCGGCAAAAACGCTCAGAATTAAAAATGAAAATAAGACCTTAACGATCTGTCGTCGATTCGACATCTATATAACCTATTCCGAATATTCCCGCGAAAAGATTGAAGTTGGATTCGTTTTCGTAGTTTTTCCGATACACGGAAAGTAGATAACGTCCTTTTTCCAAGGAATTGATTTCAATCTTACAGGAATACGTGTTTCCTGAATTCGTATTTGTACATTCCATCTTTGTGTCCAAAGGGAATTCTTTTTTTGTTAAGCGAACTCTCAAATCAGGGTTCGTCGAGTCGATTTGGAAAACTCCTCGGACGTTTTCGGATTGTTTAATCGTAAATTCGTAATTATGAATATTACTTCCGATCTCCATTCTCCCGTGAACGAAAGATTGAAGACGAAACATTCCGTTTTGTTCGTTGTTGAGAAAGGTCAGCTTTTCGGGTTTTTCGCTTCCATGGCAGAATAGAAGTCCCGCAAAAACGATCCACATGATCGAAACGATCTCTAGGACGCGGGCAAACAAGTCGGCTTTGATTCTTTTGTGACTTCGCATATCAATTGTTCTGTTGTCTATATACGCGTACGGGTTGATTATTTCTTCCCGCGCTTATGTAGATGTAGTTCATACCTGCGTCCGCTCCCGAAATCGCGGAATAGATCTGACGATTGGCCGTGTCGCCGAGTCCGTTGCCTCCGATCTGCTCCCATACGTTAGACGCGCTTCCAGGGTTGGAGATGTTCGTTCTCCAGACTTGGATTCCGTTTTCGTTGTCGAATCCCACATAAAGATACGATCCGTTCGCGACCACCATCGTCATACTGTGATTGGAAACGTTTCCGAAATTCGTAAATCCGTTTCCGTCGTCCCCGACAACGGACCAGTCTCCAGCCTCACAGAGTGTGGCGTTTCCGCTGATCGCAGGATCACATTTCCAAAGTTGAGGTCTTCTGTTCGTATAAGTTCCGTTTGTGCAACCCGAGATCGTTTGAACCGATCCTCTGAGTCCCGAGTTGTCCTGAGGAGTCAAACAGATCGTTCTTGTTACGTACATTCTTCCGTTAAACTCGGCGAACTGAGAGAATGCTTTGTCCGCGGGAATCATATCATAATACTTCGTAAGTTCGAGTGAGAACCAATTGTTATTGGAACCGTTGTGCCATTTTGCGTCCGTTCGAGGAGCGGCATCGGTCCAACCCGGACAACTATCGGTTCCGTCGCAAGGAGTTGGGTTGCCGCTTGTGGAACGTATTATACTTCCGTTATGTAATGAATTCGGAAATCCTCCGTTCGCCGCATACAATCTTCCGTTGAAAACGAAGAGAGAATCGATTCCCACATAGTAGGCCCAGTTGATCGAAGAATTGTTTCCTTCCTGAGAACCTCCTCCGAAGTAAGGCATTCTATCGATTCTAAAACGATCTCCTCGTGATCCGTCGTTCGCGTTACAATTGCTTCCAACCGTACATCTTGTGGAATCCGAAGTGTTGAACGTAATTTTTCCGAAGTCCGGAGAATTCGAACCTTGATTTCGTTTCGCAAAACCGGCGTAGATTCTATCGTTTAAAACGTTGATCGACGAAGTTCCCGCGGTTACGGTTCCGGTGATCGTTCCCATATCGATATACTTGAAGTCGAGTCCCGAGTCCGTATCGGAAGAATAGTAGAGATAATTGAAGTTTTCGGAGGATCTGGAACCCGCCATAAGAATATGAGCCGTTCCACCTAACATACCTGTTGCGAACACACCTCTTCCGTCCTCGTTGTCCGGTCCGCACCCGGTCGCTTGGTTTGCGTTGTTCAAAGTGCAACCCGTATGACCGATCGTCACGTAAGGAGGAACGCCGATTCCTCCGTCTCTCGTCGAAGCGCTGTTAGACGAAACATTGGAAGTTCCAGAAGAGGACGTTGTGTCCTTCGTAAAGGAGAAGGAAACCGATTCCGGAGAAGTTCCGTTGTAATTAAAACGAACCGCTTGGTTTCCGTTTGTGTTCGGACCGATATAGATCTGATTGTTATAACCCGTGAGATAACCGAAGGAAGAATCGTCTCCGAAAGGATTTGTTGCAATCGGGCCGTCCGCAAAGTTTACGGGAGAGCTTCCGCATCCGATAAAGCTGGTTCTATCTTTCGGAGAGGATTGTAGATTTTCCGTATCGGAAGAATTTCGAATCGCACCCCAAGATGTGTTGTCGAAACCGTCTCCGTCCAAGTTGTTCGCAGAGATCACGGTGTACTGACCACCCGATTGAGAAAGAGAATGCGTTAGACATACTTTGGAAGAATCCGCAGGAGCCCCACCGCAAACCGTTCCGTCCAAAATTTTCACGCTCGTGATGTTTCCTAAAGAGGAAACGCCCGTGAATTTATATCTCAACGCGCACTGCGTTTGATTGGAACATTCCGCGGACTTTGCGACGTCCGCTCCCGCAAACAATGGTTTCGAAAAGGAAACGATTACTCGACCCACGGTGTTACAAACCGCTCCCGAAAGTTTGAGTTGTTCTTGTCCCGTAAAATCGGCGTTATTCGGACAACCCAAAAGATTCGGAGCGAAGGAAAGATCGTGAATTCCCGCTTTGTTCACTACAAGCGTATATGTTTTTCCCGCAATTTGAGAACTCGAAAGTGTGATCGTAAACGTGTTGCCGCTTCCACTGATGTTACTCAACGAAAAATCTCCGGTTTGAGAATTTCCGCTAAAGTCCGTGTTATCCGAACAGATTCCGGTAAACGAAGAGCTATTCACGACTTTGTAATTGGATAAGGTAAGGGCTTCCGTGTTGTTTACGGATTCTGAATATACGATTCTTATCGTGGTCGGAGATAAGGAAACGATAGAAGTCACCGTAGGCGGAGTTGTGTCGATCGCGTTTACGGTAAGAGTCGTATTGCCCGAGACGGAACCGTATGCAGCCGTGATCGTTGCATTTCCCGCGAGAATTCCCGTCGCCAAGCCTTGTGTGCCAAGCGCGTTACTCACCGTTGCTAACGAATTGCTGGAGCTGGACCAGGTTGCGGTCGAAGTCAAATCCAAAGTGGTTCCGTCCGAATACGTTCCAACTGCGGAGAATTGTCTCGTTGCGGTTGCGTTGATTGCAGGGTTGGTCGGAGATACGGCGATCGAAGTAAGAATTGCCGCGTTTACCGTGAAGTTCGTATTTCCCGTGATCGAGCCTGAAGTTGCAGTGATCGTAGTCGTTCCGAGTTGAAGTGCGCTCGCTCTTCCGATGGTTCCGATCGAATTGGAAATCGAAGCAAAGACGGGATCGGAAGAGGACCAAGAAACCGAAGTAGTAATGTCCTGAGTGGACGCGTCCGAATAAACACCCAATGCTGTGAACTGACGGTTTAAACCTTTGGCGGAACTTCCGTTGACCGGGCTGACCTCAATGGAGACTAACGCGGCCGGATTGACAGTGAAACTCACCGAGTTGCTGTTCACTGAATTATAAACCGCGGAAATGTTCGAAGAACCCGTGGATAGCGCGGTTGCTAAACCGACAAACCCGATCGCGTTGCTGATCGGAGCCGAATTCGTATCGGAAGAATACCACGTGACAAGATTGGTAAGATTTTGGCTGGAACTGTCCGTATAAATTCCAGTAGCGGTGAACTGTTGAGTCAAACCTTTCGCTTTCGAGGGAGAAGGCGGACTCACTACGATATTTACAAGTTCCGCGGCGGTTACGGTCATCGTAGTCGGTGCGCTTTGGATCGAATTGTAGATTGCTCTAATATTCGAACCTCCTAATGCAACTGCGACCGCCAAACCTTCCGAACCGGCGGCGTTTCCTACGGTTACTTTTGAGGAATCCGAAGAAACCCAAGTGGAAACCGAGGTAAGATCCTGAGTCGAGTTGTCCGAAAAGATCCCGGTTGCGGAGAATTGTTTGGTAAGACCCTTTGCCACCGAAGGAAGACTTGGTGTAACGGAAATCGAAGTGAGAATCGCCGAAGTCACGTTCAACGTAACGTTCCCCGAAATCGTACCGATCGTAGCTGTGATCGTCGTCGCGCCCGTGGTTAATGTGTTGGTCAGACCTTCCGAACCGGAAGCGTTGCTGATCACCGCCTTGGAAGGAAGCGAAGAAGACCAAGAAACCGAAATGGTAAGATCCTCGGTGGAATTGTCCGTATACGTTCCAGTCGCATAAAATTGCTGTGTTAAACCTTTTGCAACGGAAGAATTGCTCGGAGTAACGGAAATCGAAACGAGAGATGCCGGAGTTACCGAAAAAGAAACGCTCGGACTTGTGATTGCGCCTAACGTAGCGGATATGTCGCTCGAACCGGGAATCAAAGCGTATGCGAATCCTTTATTGCCGGAAACGTTTTCGATTTGTGCGATCACCGTATCGGAGGAATTCCAGGTTACTTGTTCGGTAAGATCCTGCGTAGAGTTATCGGTGAAAACACCGGTCGCCGTAAAATTCTCCGTAAGACCTTTTGCTTTTGAGGAGGACGCAGGGGTGATTCCGATCGAAACGAGTTCCGCCGCAGTTACGGATAACGTGGAATCCGAGCTGTTGATACTTCCCAATGTCGCTTTGATGTTTGTGGTTCCGAGAGCGCTTCCAAACGCGGAACCTTCGCTACCCGACGCGTTTGAAATCGTAGCGACCGTAGAATCCGAGGAGGACCAAGTCACCGAGGAACTGATATCCGAGTTCGAAAAATCGGAATAGATTCCGGTCGCAGTAAAAATTCTCACCAAACCTTTGGCAAGAGAAGGATTGAGAGGTCCGATTTGAATCGAAGTGAGAATGGCCGAAGTCACCGTAAACGTGGTATTCCCCGAAACGGAACCGAACGTGGCGGTGATGATCGTGTTTCCGGTCGTCACCGTTTGCGCAAGACCTTCCGAACCGGAAACGTTAGATACGCTTGCGATGCTCGAAGAAGAAGTCCAAGTAACGGCGGAAGTAAGGTCTTGTGTGGAGTTATCCGTATAGGTTCCGGTGGCGACGAACTGTTGTGTAAGACCTTTCGCCTTCGAAGGCAGGTTCGGAGTTACTCCGATGGAAACTAACGTGGCGGAAGTCACCGTAAAATCCGTAAGACCTTCTATGCCGCCGATGGTCGCAGAAACCGTAACGTTTCCTTGGTTTAAGGTCGCACCCAAACCGTGACTGCCCGACGCGTTTGAAATGGAAAGAATGCTCGTATCGGAAGAAGTCCAAGAAACCTGATCCGTGATATCCAAACTCGTGTTATCGGAAAGAATTCCGGTCGCGGTAAACGATTGATCCAACCCTTTTGCTCGGGAAGAATTTACCGGTGAAACGGAAATTCCAACCAAGGACGCCGATGTTACGGTTAACGCGGACGATCCGATCGTAGAGCCGATCGAAGCGAAGACCGTGGTCGAACCCGTATTCGAAGTTTCTAATAGACCGTTTGTTTGGATCGAGGCTAACCCCGTATCCAAAACGGCCCATGAGACCGAAGACGTGATATCCTGCGTGGAATTGTCCGAATAAACACCGGTCGCGGTCAATTGTTGATTCGCACCGAGCGGGATACTCAAACTAGAAGGAGTTACCTGAATCGAAGAAAGTGTCGCAGAACTTACGGTAAGAGAAGCGGAACCTTGTTTGGAACCGAATGTCGCTCGAATATTAGAAATTCCTAAATTGATTCCTTTTGCCAAACCGGAAGCGTTTACGGTTGCAACGGAAGAATCGCTCGAAGACCAAACGATCAAAGGATCGGCGGAAAGATCCTGATTGGAACCGTCCGAAAAAATTCCCACAGCGGTAAAACTGCGGTTCACACCTTTCGGCAAAGAACCGGAATTCGAACTCGTAACTTGAATCGAAATCAAAGAAGCGGAAGTCACAAAAATTTGAATCTCGGAAGTCAGACCCTTATATTCCGCTTGGATTTGCGAAGAACCGGAAGAGGTTCCTCTCACGCTGTTTCCTTGAATCGTCGCAACGGATTGGGAAAGAGAAACGATGGAAGCGGAATTGGTGATGTCTTCGTTCGTACCGTTATCGTAAATCGCGGTGACTTGAAAAGTCGTGCTCGTTCCTTGAGCGATGGAAGAATCTTGAGCGCCGAGTTCGATACGCGAAAGAACGGGAGCCGAACTTCCCGGAGGAAGAAGGAAAAGGGAACCACCCCCTTTTTTTCCCGCGGCCAAACCGATCGTGCCGGTGAGGAGGGGCCAAGCCATACAACTCTGTAAAAAAATGGATAGAAATATAAAAACGAAAAATCTGCTCTTCATCAAACCGGCTTGTCTTATTGCTTTGTTTTTTGACGTTTCCATACGCGTAAATCCGGCAATCGGTTTATTTTTTTAATCCAAGCGGATTATTGTGAAAGAGATAAGAGACTAAGTCTTTGTCTTCGGCGTGCAAAGAACACAAAACTGGGTTAAAATGCCATAACTTCGGATGAGAGTTCATAACGTGTCCTTTTTTTTCGGATCTATGTCCCGAAGGAAAGAGCGGATAACGGTCTTTCCTTCGGGAAACTTTATACTAAAAATTGTATATTCAAAAAATAGAATGTATTTGTTTTTCAAAATCGAAAACGACTCCGTAAATAAAGTCTCGGATTTCAAAAACCAAACATGAGAGGACTCGGAAATAAATTGAAAAAAGGGGAGATCCCCACGCCGATATTTGGGGAAATCGGTCAAAACTATGTTTCTTTTTAAGACGGGTTATGTCTAAATAACAGTATGAATCCAGTTTTATTTTTCGGACACGGTTCTCCGATGAATCTCGTAATCCCATCGGACTTCACCCGCAATTTGGAAGAATTCGGATCCACCTTAAAGGATGTAAAAAACATACTCGTCGTTTCCGCGCATTGGAAAACGAGAGGAACTTACGTGAGCCTTTCCGATCCGCCGGAACAGATTTATGATTTTTACGGATTTCCACCGCAGTTATACGAAGTGCAATATCGACCATCGGGATCACCCGAGCTTGCAAACCGAGTGAAGAATCTCATCAAAACCGTGAACGTGCAGACCACGGAAGAATGGGGGATCGATCACGGAAGTTGGGGAGTTCTTTACTTTCTTTTTCAAAAAGCGAATCTTCCGGTCGTGCAGTTGAGCATAGACGCAAACTTAAGTCCTGAAAAACAATACGAGATCGGAAAAGAATTACGACCGTTGAGGGAAGAAGGAACCTTGATCATCGGAAGCGGAAATATCGTGCACAATCTTCACAAAGCGGATTTTCACAATATGAACGCGACCCCTTCCGATTGGGCGATCGAGTTTGACGAGTTCGTAAGACAAGCGTTGGAGTCTCGAAACGATAAGGCGATTTT
Coding sequences within it:
- a CDS encoding alpha/beta fold hydrolase, which codes for MKSLYSLFLNYYHWKKKKYMREILGFRDLEVETGGNSVYFLEKNPERNKSILLIHGLLDSATGLRKIAPKIRQDYRVLIPDIPGFGKSKLPPLKYLFQVDVFADLIYEAIRKLDLTNLVLGGHSMGALIAMHIALRDREKRISKLVLIAPGGIPHPKRDEMKELLFPKNEDDLVKLIQALYYETPELPGRIARKALIQSWNELPNQFLTVNTLEREEEIFLGKKLGEIKIPALIVSGKEDPITDATMTKKLHSYLKKSKLVFIPDAKHAIHMEKPEELSLEINRYLD
- a CDS encoding VOC family protein translates to MQPRINIITLGVKDFDKTVRFYEEGLGFPRMKFEGGIAFFTLNGTWFALYPWEALAEDVGVPANGNGFRGFTLAYNGQSKEEVNQVIAKAKAAGAKIVKQPQDVFWGGYSGYFEDPEGYYWEVAWNPAFYPGPKEV
- a CDS encoding Bor/Iss family lipoprotein, producing the protein MSNRRQIVKVLFSFLILSVFAACQNARVRFPQEPPKSCLNPATQKQCKNALDDRERLNAEPSQMHVIPQSFYFWGMSPKNYAINGSTYCPNGIKEAHQYSTFFDSLYEQLTLGIYSPRTLNLICYN
- the add gene encoding adenosine deaminase — its product is MALTFGEILDRIRIIDRDVTELNRLKSRLPADRPYSSSLQISFDKQINELLNERVGLMELEVLDPPSWILGVPTTGVVQETPVPIKGLFPSGDLSKEKPDDQDVINFLRELPKTEIHLHLEACVNKDTMKQLMAKNGITVSDEEFEAKFNFKDLNGFIQVFFFIQSLVKEPADFSFFVGSLAEYMRANNIVYTEVFFAPSKFIQNGLDFEEMVDFLVNRIREEKENDGITIRLLVDVSRSFGPENAMNNLNRVLKLRHPEVIGIGLGGAELMGPARDYQEVFRKAREAGLRVVAHSGEDDGPWAIWEAVELLKAERIGHGTSAIQDPELVKYLRENHIPIEICVTSNVFTGKYVRKEQNHPVRYYYDQGLALSVNTDDPEIFNVNLTYEYYKLWRFLDFSLDEIVDLIRQGVFASFHPNKESLWAEMEKKIQLVKARYGLKR
- a CDS encoding DegT/DnrJ/EryC1/StrS family aminotransferase gives rise to the protein MSDTMITARKTFLPFALPCISERAIEEVSSVLRSGWITSGPKVKEFEEEFARYTGADYALALNSATAGLHLALEAIGMSREDAAICPAVTFTATAEVICYFDAEPILTDVDPIFNLMTPETLRATIERECTYQNGTLFHKKTGKTVRAILPVHLAGVICDMEGILEIAKEYHLYVIEDAAHAFPAVHKGRKIGTFGDFTVFSFYATKGITTGEGGMVTTNHSHFADRIKLMRLHGINRETYDRPGWYYEVVSPGFKYNMTDVAAALGIVQLSEADDLWKRRVEIAELYKKEFADLPFLHLPLSAPDGEHSWHLFRVEVDRASAKMDRDIFAIELKKRNIGSSLHFIPLYEHPFYSSRFGFKKENYPNSNAMFSRSLSIPLFPGMKDEDVQDVIKAVKEIFGAL
- a CDS encoding LIC_10463 family lipoprotein; the protein is MWIVFAGLLFCHGSEKPEKLTFLNNEQNGMFRLQSFVHGRMEIGSNIHNYEFTIKQSENVRGVFQIDSTNPDLRVRLTKKEFPLDTKMECTNTNSGNTYSCKIEINSLEKGRYLLSVYRKNYENESNFNLFAGIFGIGYIDVESTTDR
- a CDS encoding LA_3781 family PerA/PerB upregulated protein — encoded protein: MKSLNTILPWIEIAIATTIVVGCHNTTLQIHENQSPLKFPAESKPDQTFKQGGYLVGLIDSFETPEVRCTEGKPQILIQRNFLDNVIHWTIGGIYTRRTVQVFCQK